In Geotalea uraniireducens, one genomic interval encodes:
- a CDS encoding class II SORL domain-containing protein has product MDRRTFLKTAALGTMASGIAGRVAAAGQYFPVQADQSLFATINRAKNPAKMSPLEQKHVPIITAPKSVAAGASFTVEVTVGEVLHPMGPTHWIEHISLNIGNEPAGQLTLQPRGFLAPKATFTVTIPKEAAPAGKVTLLVHERCNLHGYWEGSVDIAVV; this is encoded by the coding sequence ATGGACAGAAGAACCTTTCTCAAGACAGCAGCGCTCGGCACCATGGCATCGGGAATCGCCGGCCGGGTAGCCGCCGCCGGACAGTACTTCCCGGTCCAGGCCGACCAGTCGCTCTTCGCCACGATCAACCGGGCCAAGAACCCGGCCAAGATGAGCCCGCTCGAACAGAAGCACGTGCCGATCATCACCGCCCCCAAGTCGGTTGCCGCCGGCGCGTCGTTCACCGTCGAGGTCACGGTTGGCGAGGTGCTCCATCCGATGGGGCCAACCCATTGGATCGAGCATATCTCCCTCAACATCGGCAACGAGCCGGCAGGCCAGCTCACGCTGCAGCCCCGCGGCTTCCTCGCACCGAAGGCGACCTTCACCGTCACCATCCCGAAGGAGGCGGCGCCGGCCGGCAAAGTGACCCTGCTCGTTCACGAGCGGTGCAATCTCCATGGCTACTGGGAAGGGAGTGTCGACATCGCGGTCGTGTAA
- a CDS encoding RNA polymerase sigma factor produces MPRLWRSGAAGSYILDSSADLNRFLADVERRAFRMARLATADAEEALDIVQEAMFGFARRYGGRTAGEWAPLFYRTLQSRIIDWQRRTGLRNRWRVWFGGGDEGDGHDPLENIADGRTPDPESALADRAVGTAIEAALRQLPLRQRQAFLLRSWEGLGVAETATAMGCSAGSVKTHYSRAVHTLRSLLEEYR; encoded by the coding sequence ATGCCGCGGCTTTGGAGATCCGGCGCGGCGGGGAGTTACATTCTGGATTCCTCAGCAGATTTGAATCGTTTCCTGGCAGATGTCGAGCGGCGGGCCTTCCGGATGGCCCGACTGGCCACTGCGGATGCCGAGGAAGCGCTCGATATCGTCCAGGAGGCGATGTTCGGTTTCGCCCGGCGTTACGGGGGGCGGACGGCGGGAGAGTGGGCGCCGCTGTTTTACCGGACGCTCCAGAGCCGGATCATCGACTGGCAGCGGCGGACCGGCCTGCGCAATCGCTGGCGGGTCTGGTTCGGCGGTGGCGACGAGGGCGACGGCCACGATCCGCTGGAAAACATTGCCGACGGAAGAACGCCGGACCCGGAGTCGGCCTTGGCCGACCGGGCGGTGGGGACGGCGATCGAGGCGGCGCTCCGCCAGCTGCCGCTACGGCAGCGGCAGGCGTTTCTGCTCCGTTCCTGGGAAGGGCTGGGAGTGGCGGAAACGGCGACGGCCATGGGCTGCTCCGCAGGGAGTGTCAAAACCCATTATTCGCGGGCGGTGCACACCCTGCGCAGCTTGCTTGAGGAGTACCGATGA
- a CDS encoding DUF3619 family protein codes for MMTTRKSDERLIETITAHLDRSTETLDDEIARRLRQTRAGAVEAAGRQRLGGSFRWLTAGGVATAAILIVAGVLWMNSGRKVTTVANLDDMEIVTAREQIQFYEDLDFYRWLATQENGG; via the coding sequence ATGATGACGACCCGGAAAAGCGACGAACGGCTGATTGAGACGATCACCGCCCATCTGGACCGGAGTACGGAAACGCTTGACGACGAAATTGCCCGGCGGCTTCGCCAGACCCGGGCCGGAGCGGTGGAAGCGGCCGGTCGTCAGCGTTTGGGGGGCTCGTTCCGCTGGCTCACAGCCGGCGGAGTGGCGACGGCGGCCATCCTGATCGTTGCCGGCGTTCTCTGGATGAACAGTGGCCGGAAGGTGACCACGGTCGCCAATCTCGATGATATGGAGATCGTCACCGCCCGGGAGCAGATACAATTCTATGAAGATCTCGATTTCTACCGCTGGCTGGCAACCCAGGAAAATGGCGGCTAG
- a CDS encoding DUF3106 domain-containing protein, which produces MNRRQAVLATFLLFAVVPPGWGADRAVDWDRLTPEEQQALKPLANKWAQLPPERRERLLRGAARWQAMTPEERQAARQRFREWQQLPPEERQRIRQQFQSFRQLPPQEQERIRQKFRWFQHLPAERRQKLREKWQAMSPEERRELRSRWRSMSPEARRNFLSGGRPGAMTGK; this is translated from the coding sequence ATGAATAGACGGCAGGCTGTACTGGCGACGTTTTTGCTGTTTGCGGTCGTGCCGCCCGGCTGGGGAGCGGACCGGGCCGTAGACTGGGACCGGCTGACTCCTGAAGAGCAGCAGGCGCTCAAACCCTTGGCGAACAAATGGGCCCAATTGCCGCCGGAGCGCCGGGAACGGCTGCTGCGGGGCGCCGCCCGCTGGCAGGCCATGACCCCGGAGGAACGGCAGGCTGCCCGACAGCGGTTCAGGGAATGGCAACAGCTGCCACCGGAAGAGCGACAGCGGATTCGCCAGCAGTTCCAGTCGTTCCGTCAACTTCCTCCCCAGGAGCAGGAGCGGATCAGGCAGAAATTCCGCTGGTTCCAGCACCTTCCCGCCGAACGGCGCCAGAAGCTGCGGGAAAAATGGCAGGCCATGAGCCCGGAAGAGCGGCGCGAACTGCGTAGCCGCTGGCGGTCGATGAGTCCGGAGGCGCGGCGGAATTTCCTCTCCGGCGGCAGACCGGGGGCGATGACCGGGAAATAA